A region of the Myxococcus stipitatus DSM 14675 genome:
TCATCTCCTCGAAGCTGATTCCAGACTTCCTCGAGCATATCAGTGAGCTGACCATCGGGCGCCGTGGCGCCCACAACCCTCGGTAACACACCCAAAGGTAGACACAATATGAGCAAGCAATTCGTGGAGCAGCACTACGTTCCGCACGTGGCTGCGGTGCGCGAGCGCCTGAAGACCTCCCCTGCCCTCCAGGCCCTGCTGGACCCCCAGGTCGACCCCGCGCTGGTGGAAGGCTTCCTCATCCAGCTCAACTCGCTGGGGGTCTACATGACGCAGCCGGTGGATGGCTGGATTCGCCGTGCGGGCGAGGCCTCCGTGAAGATGGGCCTGAAGGACGTGGGCGAGAAGCTCATCACCCACGCGAAGCACGAGGAAGGCCACCACCTGATGATGATTGAGGACACCAAGAACCTGGTGGCCCGGTGGAACGAGCACCGCACGCCCAAGCTCGACGCGGAGGCGCTGCTGAACCAGGTCCCCACGCAGGCCATGGTGGAGTACCGCAAGATTCACGAGGACACCATCGTCGGCCCCATGCCGGCGGCCCAGGTGGCCATCGAGTACGAAATCGAGAACCTGTCCGTCGTCTTCGCGCCCGGGCTGATGGAGCAGGCCAAGCGCGTCTGTGGCGAGGACATCATGGAGGCGATGTCCTTCGTGAAGGAGCACGCCGAGCTCGACGTGGGTCACACCGCCCTCAACGAGGTCATGCTGGGCAAGCTGCTGAGCCAGGTCCCCGAGAAGACCGAGGTCATCGGCAAGACGGGCGCGCAGGCGCTCGACATCTACCTGCGCTTCATGGGCGACTGCGTCGAGCGCGCCCAGAAGATGATGAAGCCCGCGGCGGCCTGAGCACGCCCGCGCGGTTCAGCCGGCTTGACGGATCCCCGCTCCGTCGCCCCTCACGCTCGGACGGATGATGCCTCTCAATGAGAGGCGGAGTTTGTCCAACGAAGTCCCGGTCGCAATGCCATACACGTAGCGGTCCGGGCGAAGCACCACCACGTCTGCCTTGTGGCGTGAGAACCACGCCTCCAGCCGGCCCTCGGTGTCCACGAGGGCATCCGCCGGAGGCTCGCCCGTGCGCGCGGGGGACTGCACCAACCATGCGCGCACCCCCAGCTCCGCGGCCAACGCGTGCGCCTCACGCCGCGTCTCGGGCGAGGCCCCCGGCCGCGTGAGCACGGCGAAGTCATTCCCCAGCACCCGGTCCAACAGCACCCGCTCGCCCGCGCGCCGCTCCACGTGCGGCTGGGGGAAGTACGTGCCTTCGGGCGCGGCCTTTCCTCGCTGGCCGCCCTGGAGGAAGCCCTTCTCCAGCGCGAAGGTGGGCCGCGCCTTGAACTGGCGGATGAACGTCCCCGTGACGGGCAGGTGGTAGAGCGCCCGGATGAGCAGGTTGCGCAGCCGCGCCACCCCCTGGCCTCCGCGCACCATCACCCGGCCCATCGCGTCCGAGCTCTCGATGATGCGCGTGACGTGTCCGCGCCGCTCCAGCTCATACGTGTCCAGCAGTGACGCGTCCGCCCTCGCTTCCAGCACCCACGCCAGCTTCCAGGTCAGGTTCGCCGTGTCGCGAAACCCCGCGCACAAGCCCTGCCCCAGGAACGGCGGCATCAGGTGCGCCGCGTCTCCCAGGAGGAACACGCGCCCCACACGCCAGCGCGCGGCGATCCGGCTGTGGTACGAGTGCACGTTGATGGAGGCGAAGGTCACCTCCCGCGTGCCGACATAGTGCGAGACGATGGAGCGCACATGCTCGAGCTGGCGCACCGCCTCCAGGTCCGCGTCCGCGGGCAGGATGATGTCCAGGCGCATCTCGTCCAGCGCCGTCGGCGCGATGAAGCCCCGGCGGGTCGGCCCACACAGGTAGCTGGCGCAGCCGGGCTCCGGGGACTTCACGTTCACGGTGATGGCCAGGCAGTGCTCCAGCGCGGTCGTCCCCTCCAGCTTCAAGTCCAGCGCGCGGCGCACGAAGCTCCGGGCACCGTCGCACGCCAGCAGGTAGCGCGCCCGCACCTCCACCTCCTGGCCGCTGGCGCTCTCCCGCATCCGCACGGTGAGCCCGTCGTCGTCCTGCGCGAAGGAGAGGACCTCGTGCCCCAGCCTCAGGCTCACGTGCTCGAAGCGCGCCAGGCCTCGCCGCATCGCCCCCTCCACCCGCGGCTGCTGGATGAAGGCGCCCAGGTCATGCCCCAGCGGCGCGTCGACTTTCGAGAAGTCCACTTCCGCGAGCGCGCGCAGGTCGTCGTCGATGTACCGGAGCGTCTTGCAGGGGTTGAACCCGGGCGCCAGCTCGCCTTCCAACCCGGCCGACTGGAAGATGCGCTGCGCCTCGTCATCCGTGCTGATGGCGCGGGACTGTCCGTGCGCGGACAGCTCCTTCTCCACCACGAGCGTTCGCACACCGCGGAGCCCCAACAAGTTGGCGGCCATGGCGCCCACCGGCCCACATCCGACGATGATGACGTCCACGGACTCAAGCGCCATGTGCCCTCCAGGACTCGTTACACGTTGAGCTGCCTTTGTTTCACGTCCCCGTCTACTCGCTACTCGACGCTCGAGGAGAGTACGCGGCGCGGCGGCATCCTTGCCTGTTTGCGTTTCAGCGCCCCCGAGAATACCCATACACGCGAGGATGTTTGGGGATTCGAACGGGGTGCTCCGCTCGGACCTCATTCCTCGCGGGCTTCAAGATTTCGCTCGCATGAAACGGCAGCATCGAAAGAGCGGTCGCATTGCTGTCTGGAACCCGGCAGGCGCACCGCAGCCAACGCGCGGCGTCGTGATTCAGGCCGCGATGAGTGGTTTGGTACGTGTTCCCCCTCACGCGTGGTTCGCGAAGGAGTAGTCCGATGGAATGGCTTGAATTCACCCGCTGGTCTCCCGAGGTGGAGCGGCAGCTCGCGCAGCAGGTGGAGCGGCTGGGCGCGACGGCGGCCTGTGGAACTTCGCCCACTCGACGGCTGCGCGCCCGGGCGTCCGTGGCGACCGTCTACCGGCTGCATACGATGTTGCGCGAGTATCCTCGCACCAACCCCTGGGGACATCCCTCCTCGGAGTGCTGAGCCCGGGGTGAGGCGGTCCCGAGGCGCCTTGGCGCTCGGGCATCGGTCCTCCCTGGCACGGCTTGTCTGGTTGTCGACGGTGAGCAGTCCAGCGGCCCATTTCGAGGGCCCCGAGGACGCTCCCTCCGGTGGAACGGCCAACGCCGCTTCTGCTGGCCCCGTGATTGATTGATACATCAATCCATCCTCCCCACCCCTGCCCTGACACGCTGGCCGTGTACGCCTCCGCGCGGTACGGTCCCCGCCCCTCCGGTTTGGAGGAATGGCGAGGAGCCCCCACTTCGTGCAGACACACCTCCCTCAGGGCCCGCGATGACGCCGCCACGCATGGAGGAGCGCCAGGCGCGGCTCGTCCCCTGGCTGGCCGCGCTGCTGGGCTTCCTCTGGTTCATCGCCCTGGGCGGATGGCGGGCCCTGAGCCCGACGGACCTCGACTGGTTGGGGTGGGGAGACCAGTCCCAGCAAGTCATCGGCTGGTTGTTCTTCCGCGATGCGCCGTGGGGCTTTCCCCTGGGCAAGACGCCCGGCCTCATGCGGCCGCTGACGATGTCGGTGGGGTTCTCCGACTCGAACCCCTGGATGTCGGTGGCGTTCAAGCCGTTCTCGCCGTGGCTGCCCCAGGACTTCCAGTTCGTCGGCCTGTGGCTCGCGTCGTGCCTCGCGCTCCAGGGCTTCATGGGCGCCAAGGTGATGGCCCTGTTCACGCCCCGGCCAGGCCAGCAGCTGCTCGGCGCGGCCCTCTTCATCCTGGCGCCCATCCTGGTCTTCCGGTTCGGACACAGCAATCTGAGCGCGCACTGGATGCTCACCGCGCTGCTGTGGCTCTCCCTGCGTCCCCGCGCGAATGCCCCGGACGCCTGGCGCGCTCTGGGTGGGGCCCTGCTGCTCAGCGTGTTCGCCGCGGGCACCCATCCGTATCTGGCGATCATGACGTTCGCGCTCACGCTGGCGCTGCTCGTCTCCACCGTGCATCCGGAGCGGCTCCTGGGCTGGCGCCAGGCCGTCATCGCGTTCGTCGCCGCGAACCTCGTCATGCTCGGCGTGTTCTTCCTCTTCGGCTACATGGGCCAGGACGTGAGGGGCGACGCCGCCAGTGGCTTCGGCGACTACAGCGCCGACATGCTCACGCTCTTCAACCCCTTCGGTTGGTCGCGGGTGCTGCCTTGGATTCCGACCCGGCCGGGGCAATATGAGGGACTCGGCTTCCTGGGCTCGGGGGTCCTCGTGCTCGCGCTGGTCGTGCTCGCGGGGAAGCCCTCCGACTGGTGGCCCCAGGCGCGGACGCAGTTGAAGGCACGATGGCCCCTGGTGGCGGCGGTGGTCCTGATGATGCTCTTCGCGTTCTCGACGACGATGACCGCTGGGGGCGTCACCGTGGTGTCGATGCGCAAGGTGACCCAGCCGCTCATGCCGGTGCTCAACATGTTCCGAGCCTCCGGCCGCTTCATCTGGCCCATGCACTACCTCGTGCTCACGTGTGTCCTCGGGCTCGTCCTGTGGCGCTGGCGTCGGCACCCGGCGGTCGCCACGGGCGTGCTGCTGGGCGCGGTGGCGATCCAGGTCGCCGATACCGCGACGCTCTGGGGCCAGGACCGCTTCCGCACGGCGTCCTGGCCTCGGCTCCGTGCCCCCGAGTGGGCACACCTGGACGCGTCCTATCGACACGTCGTCATGTTCCCCCCGTACATCCATGGCTCGATGGAGCCCTGCGTCGACAACACGTTCGCGTCCGATGACCACATGCGCTGGGCGGACCTCGCGTACCGCAAGGGGATGACGACCAACAGCGGCTACTCCACGCGCCTCAATGAGCGGCACGTCGCCACCGTCTGCAGCGCGCTCAAGGAGGACGTCGCGAACGGGCGCCTCGCCGACGACACCCTCTACGTGGTCGACGGACCCCGGCTCGCGCAGTTCCAGCGGCTGGGTGAGCGCGTCACCTGCGGCACCGTGGAGGGGTTCAACGTGTGTGTGGCCTCCTCCTCGGGGAAGTTCCGCGAGGTGCTCCTGCACGCCGCGGCCCCGACGCAGGAGCCCCCCGCCGTGACCAACTCACCCTGAACCCGCGACGGACCTACGACTCGGCGCTCTTGCGCAGCACCGTGCGCTCGAGCTTCCCCATCGCATTGCGAGGAAGCGCGTCCACCCAGAGGAACCGCGTCGGGAGCTTGAAGCCCGCGAGTGATTCGCGGCACCACGACTCCAGCGCCTCGTCACTCGGGCGCTCGTGTCCCGCGCGCGGCGCCAGGAACGCCACGGGGACTTCGCCCCAGCGCGCATCTCGAACGCCCACCACCGCGGACTCCTGCACGGAGGGGTGATTCGCGAGCACCGCCTCCACCTCGGCCGGGTAGATGTTCTCCCCTCCCCGGACGATGAGGTCGGTGCGGCGCGACAACACCGTGAGGCGCCCGCGCGAGTCCAACACGCCGAGGTCTCGCGTCCGCAACCAGCCGTCTCGCAATGCTTCGTTCGTGGCGTCGGGCCGCTGCCAGTAGCCCGCCATCACCGTGGGACCTCGCACTTCGATGTCCCCTTCCTGGCCCGGGCCACACACCTCGCCGTCTCCACCGACGATGCGAAGCTCGGTCCCCGGCACCGCGGGTCCCGCCGTGCGGCCATCCGCGTCGCCGGGCCGCTCCGTCGCCACCTGTGAGCACGCCTCGGTGAGACCGTACGTCTGGAGGGCCAGCAACCCCACTGCTCGCGCCCGCTCCAACAGCGGAACCGGCACGGGCCCGCCGCCAATCAACGCCAGCTTGAAGGTCTCTGGCACCCGTCGCCCCGCGCGGACATCGAGCACACGCTCCAACGTCGTCGCGACCAGGCTCGCGTGGGACACCGACTCTTCGTCGATGGCGCGGCAGGTGGACTCGGCGTCGAAGCGCTCATGGAGCACCAGACAGCCCCCCTCGTAGGCCGTGCGCGTCAACATCGCCAGGCCCCCCACGTGGAAGAGCGGCAGTGTCCCCAACCAGCGCGGCGCGGGGTGCGCGCCCAGATTCGCCGCCGATGCACGCGAGGACGCCCGGAAGTTCCCCTCCGTCAGCAAGGCGCCCTTGGGCCTTCCCGTCGTCCCACTCGTCAGCAGGATGACCCGGGCGGAACGCTCATCGAGAGTCCTCGCGGTCGAAGAGGACGTGGCGGAACGGAAGGACTCCAGGGACTCGGCGCCGGGGAGCCGCTCAGCCAGCGCCCCCAGGGCCAACGTGAGGCTGGGTGAGACGTCCTCGACCAACGGCGCGAGCTCGGCGCGAGTGAGCCTCGCGTTGAGTGGGGCCAGCACCGCGCCCAGTCGCCCCAGTGCCCAGAAGAGGAAGACACACGCCGCATGGTTTGTCGCAAGCAGCGCGATGCGGTGTCCCGCCCCCATCCCTCGGGCCTCGAGCGCGGCGACCCAGTGGTCTACCTCGGCATCCAGCGCGCCGTAGGTCCACGAGCGCCCCCCGAAGGTGAGCGCCTCCGCATCCGGGAAGCGCACGGCACCTTCGCGGATGGGACAGCCGTACTTCGTCACATCACCACTCCCGCATCCAACCCAAGGCCCGGCGTCTCCGGAAGCCGGATGCGCCCATGCACGGGCTGGTAGGGATGCATCGGAGGCTCACGCGCGAAGAGCTGCCCCACCGCGAGCCCCGACGCGAGCGCCCCCGACGGCAACGCGGCGGCCAGATGCGCCGCCCCTGCCCGAGCCACCACGCCATCCAGCGAGCTCGTCACATACGCCTGCATGCCCAGGCGCGCGGCACGCATCGCCACCACGAGCCCGGGGAGCAGTCCCCCGAGCACCATCGGCTTGAGCACCACCGCCCCCACCGCGGGTCCCCCCCCCAGGAAGGGGTCCGCGGACAGCAGCGCGCGCAGCGTCTCCGGGGAGCCGAGCGACTCATCCGCGGCCACCATGCACGGCGCGCGGCGCTGCACTCGCCACAGCGCGGACAAGTCATCCGCGGGCGTCGGCTGCTCCACGAGCTCCAGGCCATACCAGCCCAGCCTGTCGAGCGAGCGCTTCGCATCGGGCTCCGACCAGCCGCCGTTCGCGTCCAGCCGCAGCTTCACGTCGGGCCCCACGGCCTCACGCACGGCCTTCACCCGACGCTCATCCTCCTCCAACGAGCGACCCGCCACCTTGAGCTTCAGCGTCGCGTAGCCCTCGGCCACGGCCTTCCGAGCCTGCTCCGCCAGGGCCTCCGGGTTCTCCTCGCTGAGCAGCGCGCTCACCAGGACTTCGGGACGCGCCTCCTCGGCCAGGAGCCAGCACAGCGGGACACCCTGACGCTTCGCGAGCAGGTCCAGCAGCGCCAGCTCCAGCGCATGCTCCGCGGCGGGCACGGGGCCCGGAGGCGCGGGATGACGGGCCCGGATTCGCACCCCCTCGCCTCGCGCCACCGTCGGCGGGAAGGGAGACAGCGTGTCCTCGACGGCGCGCACGGTGTCACCCAGGAACTGGCCCTTGAGCGAGGACAGCCACGCGCCCAGCACCTCGCCACAAACCGACAGCGACTCCGTGCCGAACTCCGGCAGAGGCATCGCCTCGCCAAGCCCTACGCGCCCCTCTTCATCCTCCAGCCGCACGATGAAACCCTCGCGCGTGGAGTAGGAGCCTCGAGATGTCTTCAGTGGCTGGAGCAGCTCCAACCGCAGCGGGGTCAATGTCGCCTGGACGATGCGCATGGACTCACATCATCGCAGGTAGAGGCCCACGCCGAACAGCACGCCGAAGAAGAGTTGGAAGCGCGCGGTGCCGCCCAGCGCGGGGTTCAGCGCCGCCCCCTGCTCCCGCAGCACCCGACGAAGCGGGGCCACCACCAGGGGCAGGCTCAGGAAGGACAAGAAGACCCAGGGTCCCGCAAGTCCCAGTGCGAACATGGCCACCGGCGTGGCGAACGACGCCACCATCAGCAGCACGTACTCCGCCTTGCCCGCCGTCGTCCCCCAACGGACCGCCAGCGTCCGCTTGCCCGCCTTCACGTCCGTGGTGACGTCCCGCAGGTTGTTCACGACGATGAGCATCGTGCCGCTCGCCCCCACGGGGATGGCCGCCCACCACGCCGCCGGATGCACCGAGCCCGCCTGCACGTAGAAGGTTCCCGTCACCGCGACGAGTCCGAAGAAGATGAAGACGAACAGGTCGCCCAGGCCGTTGTAGCCCAGGGGGAACGGCCCCCCGGTATACGCGTAACCACAGAGCAGCGACGCGAGGCCGATGGCCACGATGGGCCACCCTCCCACCGCGACCAGGTACATGCCCACCGCCGTCGCGAGCGCGAAGCAGACCGCCGCGCCGAACAGCACGGTGCTCGGGGCGATGAGCCCGCTCTGCGTGACCCGCACCGGGCCCAGCCGCTCGTGCGTGTCCGCGCCCTTCTTGAAGTCGTAGTAGTCGTTGATGAAGTTGGTGCCGATCTGGATGAGCACCGCGCCCAGCAGCGCCGCGAGCGCCGGGACGATTCGCCCCACCCCCAGACCAAAGGCCAGCGTCGTCCCCACCAGCACGGGGACCAAGGCCGCCGTCAGCGTCTTCGGACGCACGGCCATCAACCACGTCTTCACCGTGGGCTTGGGCTTCACCATCGCCACCGAGGCTCCAGGAACCGACGCACTCACGGACTCACCCTCCCAGGGCTCGCCGCCGCCGTGGCGGTGGGGCCCTCGAACTGGGGGGCCTCGTACCAGGGCGTCTGGAGGAAACCCAGCACCTCGCGGACGTACTCCTCGGGCGCCTCCAGGTGCGGCGCATGGCCACAATCCGCGAAGGCATGACGCCACACCACGGGCAGCTCCGCCGCCATGCGGCGCGCGGTCTGCGTGAACTTGTCGTCGCGTGCTCCCGTGAGCAGCAACGTGGGCAGGCGCTGATGGTGCAGCTCCGACCAATAGTCCGGTTGCACCCCCAGCCCCAGGGTCTCCAGCGCTCCAGCGAGGCCCTCGGAGGAGCACGCCCGGCGGTGAGCCCGCAGCGTCTCACGGCGCTCCGTGGGCATGGCCCGCAGGCCATCGAACAGCGGCAGCGCTTCCCACCGCTCGACGAACGCGTCCACGCCGCGCGCGCGGATGAAGGTCGCGAGCTGCCCGTCCGCCTCGCGCCTCGCGGCCCGCTCCTGGCGCCGATGCAATCCGGGTGAGCCGCTCTCCATGATGAGCCGGCCGAACCGGTCCGGCGCCCGCACCGCCGCGGCCAACGCAATCCGCGCGCCCTGCGAGTAGCCCAGGAGG
Encoded here:
- the menE gene encoding o-succinylbenzoate--CoA ligase, with the protein product MTKYGCPIREGAVRFPDAEALTFGGRSWTYGALDAEVDHWVAALEARGMGAGHRIALLATNHAACVFLFWALGRLGAVLAPLNARLTRAELAPLVEDVSPSLTLALGALAERLPGAESLESFRSATSSSTARTLDERSARVILLTSGTTGRPKGALLTEGNFRASSRASAANLGAHPAPRWLGTLPLFHVGGLAMLTRTAYEGGCLVLHERFDAESTCRAIDEESVSHASLVATTLERVLDVRAGRRVPETFKLALIGGGPVPVPLLERARAVGLLALQTYGLTEACSQVATERPGDADGRTAGPAVPGTELRIVGGDGEVCGPGQEGDIEVRGPTVMAGYWQRPDATNEALRDGWLRTRDLGVLDSRGRLTVLSRRTDLIVRGGENIYPAEVEAVLANHPSVQESAVVGVRDARWGEVPVAFLAPRAGHERPSDEALESWCRESLAGFKLPTRFLWVDALPRNAMGKLERTVLRKSAES
- a CDS encoding bifunctional 3-(3-hydroxy-phenyl)propionate/3-hydroxycinnamic acid hydroxylase, with protein sequence MALESVDVIIVGCGPVGAMAANLLGLRGVRTLVVEKELSAHGQSRAISTDDEAQRIFQSAGLEGELAPGFNPCKTLRYIDDDLRALAEVDFSKVDAPLGHDLGAFIQQPRVEGAMRRGLARFEHVSLRLGHEVLSFAQDDDGLTVRMRESASGQEVEVRARYLLACDGARSFVRRALDLKLEGTTALEHCLAITVNVKSPEPGCASYLCGPTRRGFIAPTALDEMRLDIILPADADLEAVRQLEHVRSIVSHYVGTREVTFASINVHSYHSRIAARWRVGRVFLLGDAAHLMPPFLGQGLCAGFRDTANLTWKLAWVLEARADASLLDTYELERRGHVTRIIESSDAMGRVMVRGGQGVARLRNLLIRALYHLPVTGTFIRQFKARPTFALEKGFLQGGQRGKAAPEGTYFPQPHVERRAGERVLLDRVLGNDFAVLTRPGASPETRREAHALAAELGVRAWLVQSPARTGEPPADALVDTEGRLEAWFSRHKADVVVLRPDRYVYGIATGTSLDKLRLSLRGIIRPSVRGDGAGIRQAG
- a CDS encoding DUF6311 domain-containing protein, translating into MTPPRMEERQARLVPWLAALLGFLWFIALGGWRALSPTDLDWLGWGDQSQQVIGWLFFRDAPWGFPLGKTPGLMRPLTMSVGFSDSNPWMSVAFKPFSPWLPQDFQFVGLWLASCLALQGFMGAKVMALFTPRPGQQLLGAALFILAPILVFRFGHSNLSAHWMLTALLWLSLRPRANAPDAWRALGGALLLSVFAAGTHPYLAIMTFALTLALLVSTVHPERLLGWRQAVIAFVAANLVMLGVFFLFGYMGQDVRGDAASGFGDYSADMLTLFNPFGWSRVLPWIPTRPGQYEGLGFLGSGVLVLALVVLAGKPSDWWPQARTQLKARWPLVAAVVLMMLFAFSTTMTAGGVTVVSMRKVTQPLMPVLNMFRASGRFIWPMHYLVLTCVLGLVLWRWRRHPAVATGVLLGAVAIQVADTATLWGQDRFRTASWPRLRAPEWAHLDASYRHVVMFPPYIHGSMEPCVDNTFASDDHMRWADLAYRKGMTTNSGYSTRLNERHVATVCSALKEDVANGRLADDTLYVVDGPRLAQFQRLGERVTCGTVEGFNVCVASSSGKFREVLLHAAAPTQEPPAVTNSP
- the menC gene encoding o-succinylbenzoate synthase; the encoded protein is MRIVQATLTPLRLELLQPLKTSRGSYSTREGFIVRLEDEEGRVGLGEAMPLPEFGTESLSVCGEVLGAWLSSLKGQFLGDTVRAVEDTLSPFPPTVARGEGVRIRARHPAPPGPVPAAEHALELALLDLLAKRQGVPLCWLLAEEARPEVLVSALLSEENPEALAEQARKAVAEGYATLKLKVAGRSLEEDERRVKAVREAVGPDVKLRLDANGGWSEPDAKRSLDRLGWYGLELVEQPTPADDLSALWRVQRRAPCMVAADESLGSPETLRALLSADPFLGGGPAVGAVVLKPMVLGGLLPGLVVAMRAARLGMQAYVTSSLDGVVARAGAAHLAAALPSGALASGLAVGQLFAREPPMHPYQPVHGRIRLPETPGLGLDAGVVM
- a CDS encoding 1,4-dihydroxy-2-naphthoate polyprenyltransferase, with the protein product MSASVPGASVAMVKPKPTVKTWLMAVRPKTLTAALVPVLVGTTLAFGLGVGRIVPALAALLGAVLIQIGTNFINDYYDFKKGADTHERLGPVRVTQSGLIAPSTVLFGAAVCFALATAVGMYLVAVGGWPIVAIGLASLLCGYAYTGGPFPLGYNGLGDLFVFIFFGLVAVTGTFYVQAGSVHPAAWWAAIPVGASGTMLIVVNNLRDVTTDVKAGKRTLAVRWGTTAGKAEYVLLMVASFATPVAMFALGLAGPWVFLSFLSLPLVVAPLRRVLREQGAALNPALGGTARFQLFFGVLFGVGLYLR
- the menH gene encoding 2-succinyl-6-hydroxy-2,4-cyclohexadiene-1-carboxylate synthase, which codes for MAVTLAYETWGEGSRPLVLLHGFTGNRASFQGLRPLMGRSVRAIAVDLPGHGATPLPERKGRDGFLETVDALVALVDKLGVGTVDLLGYSQGARIALAAAVRAPDRFGRLIMESGSPGLHRRQERAARREADGQLATFIRARGVDAFVERWEALPLFDGLRAMPTERRETLRAHRRACSSEGLAGALETLGLGVQPDYWSELHHQRLPTLLLTGARDDKFTQTARRMAAELPVVWRHAFADCGHAPHLEAPEEYVREVLGFLQTPWYEAPQFEGPTATAAASPGRVSP